From the Kogia breviceps isolate mKogBre1 chromosome 10, mKogBre1 haplotype 1, whole genome shotgun sequence genome, the window GGGGGCGGGGTTTGCATATATCACGTTGTTCACATTTTCCAGAGATCAGTCTGGATGCTGCGTGGAGGATGGGCTGTAGGAGGGTGAGACGGCCCGGGAGGCTGTGACTGACAGTGGACTAGAAAGAGAGGAAGGTGACCAGCAGTGGTTGCAGGGTGGAGAcagtggggaggggctgcagagcCATTTCAGTGAAGCATTGTGGAGGAAAGCTGGAATGAAACGGGTACAGGAGAGAACGTGAGGAGAAGCAGCCCTAATGGAGCAGAAAAACAGCGGCAACGCAGAGCGACCTGTGGTCCAAGGAGTTCTGCTTGTTTAATGCACAACACGAAGGCGTGTTTGTCCGCTGACAGAAACCacccagtggggagggagggagggagggagggagggatgtgaTGGGCAAGGGACGTTACACGCGCAGAACTCTGGGAGGTATAGGCAGAAAGGACTCCTCAGCCCCAAACTGACTTTAAGTTGCAGCTTTCATCTttgaaataaatatgattttggCCTTCTATTTCATAACACAGGACACCCCGCAGATCACATCCTCGTCATGCTTCCCCGTAAGAACACCTCTGAGTTCTCAACACCCAAAATGCACAGAAGCTACTTATCTCGCCAAACATTTTCCAGCTGAAGTTCATACGTATAGAATTTACACTAAGCCTTCAAAACGTAATACAATATTTTAACCTAAACGGCATGCTAGAAAAGCTTCATGTTGCTTTCACACATAATTGGTAGGCGGTCAGAATCACGCTAGTCACTTTGCAAAGCTTCGTAGTACCAACCAAGGAGATGTACATATTTGATGTTGCTGGTCTGAGAGGCCACTGCTGTTGAATTGTGTGGTGACCAAGAAGCAATGCTTTAAGCATTCTACATTCTAATACAATAGGAGTAAGTTATATCTAGGTGCCGTATTGTGATTTAGGAAATTGGTAGTTTTTCGATTCACTTGCTAGTCcttatcatttttcttatttaaaataatggaaaataggTTTTCCTTAGAGTATTCACAGAGATAATCTGACATCTAAGGCACAGGATACTGACATTAATGGCAGAGGACTTTCCAGTCTGTCTTAGTTTTAGATTTGTAAATACCTTCCAAATTACTTAAGTTCTATTCTTCCAAATCTTATAAGTAAAGCTGATGCTCCTCTCTGCATAGAATTGGGGCTGTGCATACTCCAGTTTGAGAAGCATGTAGTAGTACAGCACTTGGAGTTGATCAGAAAACTTAGATGGAAAAATGCATTATCACTATAACCTCCAATAGCAAGAAATGATTTAAATCGGTTCcaaaaggatatttttaaaagtatcttgaAAGTGGTTCTGAAGGAGTCTTAAGGAGTCCTATTACAGGTATTATGTATTACCTTTAGACACAAACTTCCTTAACAATTTGGGAAGGAGCAACCTGGGGCCTAGTGGAAGGATTCTGGCAAGAGAACTAATTTCAGGTAGGGTACCTTGCAGGTAACCATGAGCGAGTTTCTGCGTGGGCCCCCCAGAAGCCTAGGCCCGCCCCCAGCACTAGCCCCGCCCCTACCCGGGACCGCCTCAACACGTGCGGCGTGCCTGCACAGCGCATGTCcgtggggaaggggcggggcgagCCGAACCCCGGCAGGTCTTGCGTACGCAGGGGAAGACCACGGCCATGCTGTGTCGGCTGCGAGAGGTGCCCCGGCACTTGCTGGTCTGCGAAAAGTCCAACTTCGGCCACGACAAGTCGCGCCACCGGCACCTCGTGGAGACGCACTATCACAACTACAGGGTGAGTCCACATCCAGGGCCCGCGGACCGCGCACCATCCCGCCGGCGATGGAGGCTTGGAGAGAGCCGCGCTCTGCTCCAGGGGGCCCGCCCTCGGCGCGCGGAGGGGCGGAGGCCCTCGCCAGGCATGCTGGGAACTGTAGTCTCCAGCCGCTCCAAGCCTGCGGTTTGCCCCTCCTCGGGACTACAAGTCCCAGGATGCACCGGCGCGGGGCGGTGTTCCGCCTTCGGAGGGAGGAGCAGGGTGGCGTGCGCCTGGCAGAGTTCGCCGCGCCTCTGGCCACTTactccggccccgccccgccacgGGTCGGGAGCGtcccgggaggggcggggccggggcgagGGACTGGCGGGTGTGCCGCGCAGCGCGGGACGGACCCACCCCTTCCGCACCCTGGCTTCCTTCCCCCGCCGCGCGCCCGCTGGTTTTTGTAGAGCCTGGTGCCGAGTCCGGGAAGCTGCTCGCGCTTCTGAACCGCTTATGGGCGCTAGTTTGATACCTGAGAAACCTCCCTCTTTGCCTGCTGCCTTCTGCGTTGTCCAGCCAGAGTGCACCATTTCGGCAGCTTTCGCAGAAATTCGCCGAGGCTTCCCTGCTCGCATGCACTTCAGAGCGATTTTCGCTGTTGCTTCGTGAAATTGTCACCCTCACGGGCGCCTTTTTCGCGAGTGTGGTGGTTGAAGCATCGGTGATGTTATCAGTTTATCCAGAATCTGCTGAGAGTAGAAGAGAACATCCCTAACTCCCAGGTAGTGTATGCTGGGCGGGCTTCACCAACCCGTTTAAGTGGAGAGGGCTTCAGAGTAAACcttaaaatgaaaatgctttaAGCCTTTTACACTTTCAATCGACCAGCCTAATCTCATCTCAGGCCTGACTGGCTAGTTTCTCAGATACAACTGGTGACCCTCGTCCTTCAGGGACAAACTGGTGTCCCAGCTTTGGGAGAGTGGTTTTTCAAGGTGTGGAGCACCTGGGCGACGTTTGAAGCCTGTCAGGTTGATCTCTGCTTTGGATGGAAAGCTCATCACAGACAGCAGTCGGGGATGTGTACCTTATCTCTCCCGTTCCATCTGTAGAGTTTTTCTATCTGGAAAGTGTAAACATCCAGCAGACTTCTGCTTCCATGTAACCTCTTAATAATTGGTGTCCCTAAATTCCTTATGCCCTAAGGGACAGTTCCTTTGATTCCAGCCTGGTACTAGAATACGCAGATCTACGAATATTCAATTGTACTATATTTccctaaaaattaattaatgtagtGATAGAAACGGGACGTAAAATATATCGCTCAAAAGTATATTGTTCATTTGTAAAAGATGAAACACAAGCAAAGGCTCCCcaggtggcatagtggttaagaatccgcctgccagtgcaggggacacgggttcaagccctggtccgggaagatcccacgtgctgcggagcagctaggcccatgcgctgcaactactgagcctgcgctctagggcccgtgagccacagctactgagcccgtgtgctacaactactgaagcctgcacgcctagagcccgtgctctgcaacaagagaagccaccgcaatgagaagccacgcacggcaacaaagagtaacccccgctcaccgcaactggagaaagcccacatgcagcaacgaagacccaatgcagccaaaaataaataaataaataaaatacattttttaaaattattttttaaaaaaaccgcAAGCCAGAGCTTCCCATTAAAATTGTTTGGCTCATTCAACTTTACTGTAAGCTTGaatacagaaatggaaaacttGAGTTGtcaaatttctcttttcctgagattagtaagtttgttttgttttgttttctctatttttatttttaaaaatttttattggagcatagttggtttacaatatcatgttagtttctcctgtacagcaaagtgaatcggctgtACGTGTACATAtagcccctcttttttggatttccttcccatttaggtcaccacagagcagagtagagttccctgtgctatacagtaggtattcattagtcatctattttatacatagtatcaatagtgtgtatatgtcgatcccCATCTCCCACTCTGAGATTGGTAAGTTAATTTCAGAGTTTTTTTGAAAGCTGTGGAGGAATGGTTAGCAGCCTTCATGATGTTGTATCATCCCTAAAAACCTGGGTGTTGATCTACATGAAAATAAGACTTGTTTaaacctataatggagtataatctgcaaaaatactgaattactatgctgtacacatgaaactaatgtaatattgtaagtcagctatgcttcaatttaaaaaaataagacttgtTTATGTTACACATTCCAATAGGTTTCATTTCTGATTCCTGAATGTGGGATACtatcaaaagaactgaaagaccTGGTCATGGACTCTGGACCCTATTACTTTGTGAAAGATTTACCTCTTCATGAGTTAATCGCACACGAATTCATCAATACTTTTGTCAAGAAAGGTAAGAAAAGCCGTGTAGTATCTATGAATGTGGCGAGATGAGGAAGTCCAGGGAGATCACATAGCAACACCAGGGTCCTTCTCTTGTTCTGAACAGGACTGCTGGAGGTCGTCTGTGTGGTCAGGTGTTTGCATCCCTCCCTCCGTCCCGCAGTAGCTCAGCCGACTCTGTGTGCCCTCATTAGGCGGTGGTTTCTGACTGCGCTGGCCCACAGGTGTTGTGAGGGAGTGTGTCATATGAGGGTTAGTGGAGAGGAAAGTCTTCCACCGCTGTGTTCACGTGCGCTGTGTTCACATGCGCTGCCGTTGGGTGTGTGGCTGCAGAGACAGGCCGCTGTTCTCCCCGCAGTCCCCCTGACAGCTGTCCGGAGAGGGTGGTCTCCTGATGCAGACACAGCTGCTGCCCCCAGAGTCAGGTGCTGATTGGGGTTCAGCGGCTTCCACTTAGACTTTGTGACTCTCAGCCTCGCCTGCACATCTCATTCCCATCTGTGTCTGCTGGGTGGATTGGCTTGTTCCGGTTATATCCTAGGAGCCACTTGCCTGAAACTATTTCAACGTGTCTTTCGGGATCCACCCTCACTATATACATCACTGCACAAGGGCCACTGACATCTTGTCTTTGGTCTCACGGACATGATTCCTTTCTTCGGTTCTGAAGCTTGATgctgggggattccctggtggtccagtggttaggattccttgctttcactgctgaggacccgggttcgatccctgctcgggcAGCTAgcatcccacaagctgtgtggtgtggtcaaaaaaaaaaaaaaaaaaagaagcctgagACTATTTTGTTAACACTGTGGACACTGGCCATGGCAGGGACTTTTACATAGCTGACCCAACTTAACCCTGGCAACAATACTATGAAATAGGCCTgcaacccccattttacaggtgaggaaattgaggctcagagagattgagAAGCTTTCTTGACTTCGCACAAGGTTTGGGCGCATTTTGAGTCTTCATCTGGAACTCTGCCTTTCAGGTGTGTGCGCTCACCTGCTCTTCTACTTTGTGCCCCCCTGCCAGCACCCCCGGAGGCATGCGCTCCGTCCTGAGCCCGCTTTCTGCTCACTGGTAGCCAGCTTGCATAGACACGCCCTAGGCAGGGGCGTGAACTAGCTCTGCTGGCCTTGCGTGTCCTCCAGCGTGGCTGAGTGAGCTAGAGCAGTGACCCGGAAGGTCTGTTACCCTGGGAAAATAATCCACTAACTTCTTGCAggtgtgattatttttttcttgtcttaattTCTCCTCTGGGTTTTCTCTTACAGGTGCGTGCTATGCACTAACGTACAACACAAGTATTGATGAGGATAATACTGTGGCCCTGCTACCAAACGGTAACCACactcactttttcttctttcGTAATTACGGAGGAAACACAAACGGTAAAAAAGAAAGAGTCAAGTCATTCGGTTGTGTGTAAAGTGAAAGGCCCCCCTTTCATCCCTTTTCCTCCAAACTCATTGCCATTCTCagcaggcattcttttttttttttttttaaagaatcaattttatttatttatttatttttggctgtgttggatcttggttgctgcgcgcgggctttctctagttgcggcgagcgggggctactctttgttgtggtgcgcgggcttctcattgcggtggcttctcttgttggggaggaCGGACTCTAgccgcgcgggcttcagtagttgtggctcgcgggctctagcgcacgggctcagtagttgggctgCAcgcaggcccagttgctccgcggcacgtgggatcttctgggaccagggctcaaacctgtgtcccctgctttggcaggcggattcttaaccactgcaccaccagggaagcctagtacATACAGttttaatttactatttttaatgtcttgaaaatattccaaagaagaagtataccataatttgtttactctttctttaataaaaatttagataGTTTCTAGTTTCACTATAATAAATGATGTCTTTGTAcgtataattataaataatacccTTGTATCATAAGTAAGATACACGTATGAATAAATAATATCCTTGTATTATAAATAAGATCCTGTGTGCGCTGGTATTTAACTGCTCAATTTGTCTTGCTTTCTCTTAGAGAACACATTATATTTTTAGCATCTCTTTTATGGGAATTACTATTTGATTTATAGGGAAATTAATTTTATCACTGGATAAAGACACTTATGAAGAAACGGGACTGCAAGGTCGTCCATCTCGGTATTCTGGCAGGAAAACCATGAAATTTAGTAAGTATTATGCTCACTCCGTCAAGGAGTAGTACTCTTCCTGTAGcaatttgaatttaaatgtttGAATTGCCTCTGTTCTCTTTGTTCGGAAGAATGTggctttttcttgtctttaaaacTCCTTACTCCGGGGGCTCTCGGGTGGGCATCAGATAGGATGAGATGGATACCGCTGTGCATCTGTCTTCAGCTGTCGGCTGCATCTCGAGGAGATCACAGACTTGGACATGGTCCATTAGATACATATGTTTTGGGTCACAAATTCAAAGTGATGAAcccacttgttcttttttttttaaattgaagtatagttgatttacaatgtgttaattactgctgtacagcaaagtgactcagttatacatatatgtacgttctttttcatattcgtttccataatggtttatcacaggatattgaatgtagttctttgtgctgtacagtaggaccttgttgtttaaccagtctatatataccagtttgcatctgttCCAACTTGTTCTTAGTAaagaatttcctttaattttcccAAGTTTTATGATGACTAGTAGAAATGCACCCATGAGTGAAGAGATGTCGTTCTGTTGATGGTCTGGCTTGAACATCAGTGGTCATGGCTGCCACCTCCACAGCCAGGTTCGAGGTTAGAGTTGATCTCTGCCCTTGGTCTTTGACTAGGAAAAATGTGAATTTAAAACACctgttgtgggacttccctggtggagcggtggttaagaatccgcctgccagtgcaggggaaacaggctcgagccccggtccgggaagatcccacatgccgcggagcaactaagcccgtgcgccacaactactgagcctgcgctctagagcctgtgagctacaactgctgaaacccgtgcgcctagagcccgtgctctgccacaagagaagccaccgcaatgagaagcccgtgcaccacagcgaagagtagcccccgctcactgcaactagagaaagcccacacgcagcaacagagacccaacgcagccaaaaataaatgaaaataaaaataagtaaattttaaaataaataaaacacctgATGTAATTATCTCTCAATGCCAGAAATGTCCATCAAAGGCAGAGTTTTGGTTTGGTAACCCAAAGGGAGggcaagaaatacaaaataactttttttatccataaaacttctaaaactccTGATGTTTTTAATCTAGCATGTTTTTGCACAGTGCAGGCTGTGTGTATATGAATGAACTGTTTATTCCTCTCCatttttttagttatttccaTTGATTTGATGGATTTATCCTCTAAACTGGAGTCTAAGAAGTATGAAAGAATATCTTGggctttcaaagaaaagaaaccattgaaatttgattttcttttggcATGGCATCAAACaggtatgaaaaataaaatgtgtaacgATGGAGTGGTTTTGAAATCTCATGGTTAATTGAAGGGGGGTCGTGAGGGTGGAATGGTGATTCACCCAGCGGTCGGGGATGTTGTGTGCGTAGATGGATACCGGGGTCCCCCACTTTTCGGAAGTTCACTTTATGCTCCTTTACTTTTACAAAAGCAAAAAGTGAGAATAGTGTTCAGCGTGTGTTTTGCAGTCAGCTGCTAGAGAGGCAGCGTGCACCCCAGCAGCGAGAGGGGccccccccagctccctcccccagaactgcactcagcatctCAGCCTGTAGCCGGcagagctttgaactgtgtctctGAGCGTTTGTTTCGTGCCtctgttagcaagatgtgtcttaaggtaattgcttcttcactTTCTGCGGCTCCGACTTAATGAAAGGTTTTGCAGGAACACTTCTTTGGGATGGGAGGAAACCTGTAAACATTGTTGAGGAAACTGCTTTGGCCCCTCCGGCACCCCTGAGAGCCATAGTCTGGGATCACCTAGGCATGCAGCCGCCCTCTCCATCTCCTTGGGGTGTGTGTCCATGGAGAGCTCCTGAGGGGGCCTCAGGGCAGCTAacctttgtccatttctccctctccctcctccagcttcCCCCCAGCAGCCTTGGCTGGAGTGTTTTAAGACAACGCCAGCTAAACTGATAGACACAGGCTGCTTGTTCCTTACTGCAGGTTACATGAAATTCGTTGTACCTTTTAATTGATTAGAACAGTACATTTAGTTCAGAGTTTCATGTTCACCAAACGCTTTAATCGGCTTAGAACTGCCATGTACCTCGCTCCTCTTAGAAGTGTATCTTTGGCCCAAAGCAAATTAAATGAATCAAATCATCACAGCTACAGTGGTGTAGCTCTCTCTCGGAGAAGAGGGAAGCCCATAGGTCCGTTCTGGAAATAGGTCCGTCTGTCCGCTCCTCCCGGGAAGTTCGTGGTCACTGGGTGCTACAGGGTTGCCTGTGTGAGGCCTCGGTCTGTAATACTTGGGTGCCTCTGCTGTGTGTGGTGCAGACGCAGAGAGCAGGGCGGCTGACATCTCAGCTGTATGAAGTCTGTACTGAGGGCCTCCTATGCAGGGGGTTCTGGAGCCCCCTGTGTTCCTAAGACTCCGAAGTATTTTAAGGGCTTGTCAAGCCCTGTGAAACACCTGAAGTTTTACCCACTCAGCAAGCTAAGAAGTTAGCCAGCGCATTCTCGTGGGCTCTGGCAGGAGACACGAGACCCCTGGGTCAGAGGCAGAAAACCTAATGATTCCCAGCAGTAGCAGTGGCCAGAGCATCAGCGTTTGCTCCAGTTCACCAAGTCCTGGTTCCTGCAGGGGGATGCATGGTGGGCAGGTGATGCTGGTGCAAGCAGGGGGTTGCATGACAGGAGGGGAGCCTGGAGCCTAAGGAATTCAAATCTTTTCTGTTGGGCAGAGAGCCTGCTGACCTTtgccctggagggagggaggaggtggagggagacaTTATTTCTAGTACACTGGGCAGTAAGCGATCCTGCCCTCCGCTCCAAGAGGGCCGCTATTTCCGTCTTCCAGGGCTATTGGAAAATCCTCAGGATACACTGGATCTTACGGGGTTTTAAAGACAAGCTGGACTGAGATTCCATCTTCAgctcctcttctgtttccttcttcgaGAGTGTGCAAATATGCTCCTTCCTCTGTAGAGttcactgattttatttaaacataagtaacgctttgggttttatttattaAGTCAAAAGTTTCTTAGTAGAGCAGATGTTGAGACTAGTATGGCTTGAATCTGAAAGCCTTATGATTTTCCAGAAAAAGTGTGACAGTAGGTGAATGTTGACAGAACTTTGGCACGCGGAGGCGAAGGCAACTTAAATGATTTTCATTTGAATAAAGCTTCGTACAACCTCCTCTGGCCTCACTTCATCCTGCCTGCTTCCTGAAACCCTCAAGTGGGAACGGGTGGATTCAGGGATTCACTGAACTTGTTTACACTGTCCAAGCGGCCTTATTTGGTGTGTTTGAAGGTGCAGAAGGATCAACGATGATGTCATACTTTTCCAATTACCGGATTCAGGAGCGTCAGCCAAAAATAGTGCTGAGCACGGTGACAGATCTGCAGTGCCCGGTGCTGCAGAGCGGCGAGCTCAGGGGCAAGCCGGAGGCGGCCTGCAGCGCCCAGGAGCTCTTCGAGTGGCTGGGCGCCGTCTTCAGTGACGCCGAGCTGTGCGTACGAGGGCTCCCGGGTCCCGGAGGGCTTGGGCTGGCTTCTCGTTTTCAGCAGGGCTTTAGTACTTTGAAAGTGATCGTGTAGTGGATATAAATgcgtttgctttctcttttttggtcACAGAAATAACGAGCCTGATAATTTCATATCAACCTACTGCTgtcctcagccaagcacagtgGCGGCGAAAGCTTACTTGTGTACAATCACTGGTTTCATCCTTCCAGAGAAGATACGTCTCCTGTTGGAACAGCTGTGGTGAGAAAAAAGAGCAGCCTTTTTTGCCATTTATGTCTTGCTTGTCTCCGCCTCTGTAGCGTTTTAGGGGCGGCGCTGATGCCCCGGGTCCCAGGGTCCCCTCACAGTGTGTCCCCCTCTTCCCTTGCTTGGCCTCGTGCGCAGTAACGCTATCGTCTTGCGTATGATGTAATTATCCCTGGCGACCTTGCCGGGTCCTTGTCCTTTGAAAAGAAGAGAGCAGAGCTTTACTGCTTCCTGAGAACACAAGCTGCTCGTTTTTCTTGTTCTGCTGCCCCAGACCATTTCGGTGCAGTTGAAGTTACAGCGTCACTTAAGAGAACGGCAGTACTGTGTGGAACACATTATGATCGGTTTTAAGTACTGGATTTCTGCAAAATGCTTCACTTTGAAATGGGTGGGGAAAGGAACTGATCACCTCTGAATCCAGGTCATATCCGAGATCTGCCCTGGCTCTAACACCCGTGAATCACTGGGCACCGGTAACATGCCACAGGTTGTGTAAAGTAGTGTTGGATTTTCATTCTGGGAGGTGTTCTGTAAATAAAGTGTGAGGAAGCTCAAGTCCTGtattgaaaagaatataaagtgaGCGTCATGCCTTCTGAGTCTTCACTTGAAAAATGTCTAAGATTTAAGTGTTGAGGGCTCTCCTTTTTAAATCCAACATCCTCTTTCACATTTATTAGCTTcgtacttttattttccttagcaAGAGggttgaagttttaaaaattcgatggattttaaaaaagaaattcgaTAAATTATTCTGCAGTGTTTCAGTTTACAGAGCCTCCAAAAGCAGCACTGTTCAAGGGAGGGAAACGATTCTTACACAccctgtgggggttttttttgttctttaaatcttataCGCTCTTGCACAATAAGGGTAGGAACCGCTGAAGTTCGTTGTGTGCGCTGCATGTTGGTGAACCTTGACTGAATTCACAGTACAGCACCAGGAATTTAATTTCTGTCTCCTAGTTTTAATAGATGGAAAGCTAGGGTCAAAGCTTCATGGGAGCGTCAGAAATACCACTTATCCTGAATAAGTAAAGACAATAAATGGGACCGTTCCTAACTCCTCCTGTTTGTTaagaagtgtcttttttttttttttttttcagtcgctACTTTGATGAACCAAAGTTGGCCCCGTGGGTGACGTTGTCGGTTCAGGGCTTTGCAGACAGCCCTGTTTCCTGGAGAGAAAACGAACACGGTTTTCGAAAAGGAGGAGAACATTTATACAACTTTGTGGTTTTTAGTAATCGGGACTACTGGCTTCAGTTGGCTGTTGGGGCGAATGATGACTGTCCGCCATGACAAGCACAGAGGTTAAAGTCATGTTTGTGTATGTTTATGCCCGTTTTCCGTGTTCCTCGGCAGTATAAGGACTGTGTGTTCACTCGGACTTGGGTGATGATGACGTTTCTCAGATCAGCATCTGTTAGCATCTGCCCTGGACGCGGGCCCATCCTGTGACAGGCTTGCCGTCCGGTGGAAGCTCATAGTTGATTTCTCCCTGTCACTGTGAGCCCAGGCTGTGGGCTACTGCGTGGTAACTTGGGCCACGATGGCCAGGGATGGGGGGTTATGGGATCACTGGGTGATATGTGTGCTGTGATTGTGAGTTTTTCACATCATAAT encodes:
- the RPP40 gene encoding LOW QUALITY PROTEIN: ribonuclease P protein subunit p40 (The sequence of the model RefSeq protein was modified relative to this genomic sequence to represent the inferred CDS: deleted 2 bases in 1 codon), with protein sequence MSVGKGRGEPNPGRSCVQGKTTAMLCRLREVPRHLLVCEKSNFGHDKSRHRHLVETHYHNYRVSFLIPECGILSKELKDLVMDSGPYYFVKDLPLHELIAHEFINTFVKKGACYALTYNTSIDEDNTVALLPNGKLILSLDKDTYEETGLQGRPSRYSGRKTMKFIISIDLMDLSSKLESKKYERISWAFKEKKPLKFDFLLAWHQTGAEGSTMMSYFSNYRIQERQPKIVLSTVTDLQCPVLQSGELRGKPEAACSAQELFEWLGAVFSDAELNNEPDNFISTYCCPQPSTVAAKAYLCTITGFILPEKIRLLLEQLCRYFDEPKLAPWVTLSVQGFADSPVSWRENEHGFRKGGEHLYNFVVFSNRDYWLQLAVGANDDCPP